From the genome of Zalophus californianus isolate mZalCal1 chromosome 6, mZalCal1.pri.v2, whole genome shotgun sequence, one region includes:
- the MYEF2 gene encoding myelin expression factor 2 isoform X2, producing the protein MADADKPEVLGAAGDDSPHQQPVEQPGEPRREPHPPEPEKQPPQHSSSSNGVKMENDESVKEDKSELKEKSSGNKKANRFHPYSKDKNSGTGEKKGPNRNRVFISNIPYDMKWQAIKDLMREKVGEVTYVELFKDAEGKSRGCGVVEFKDEEFVKKALETMNKYDLSGRPLNIKEDPDGENARRALQRTGGSFPGGHVPDMGSGLMNLPPSILNNPNIPPEVISNLQAGRLGSTIFVANLDFKVGWKKLKEVFSIAGTVKRADIKEDKDGKSRGMGTVTFEQAIEAVQAISMFNGQFLFDRPMHVKMDDKSVPHEDYRSHDSKTPQLPRGLGGIGMGLGPGGQPISASQLNIGGVMGNLGPSGIGFGGLEAMNSMGGFGGVGRMGELYRGAMTSSMERDFGRGDIGINRSFGDSFGRLGSAMIAGRIGASNMGPVGSGISGGMGGMNNVTGGMGMGLDRMSSSFDRMGPGIGAILERSIDMDRGFLSGPMGSGIRDRIGSKGNQIFVRNLPFDLTWQKLKEKFSQCGHVMFAEIKMENGKSKGCGTVRFDSPESAEKACRIMNGIKISGREIDVRLDRNA; encoded by the exons ATGGCGGACGCCGACAAGCCCGAGGTGCTCGGGGCCGCTGGCGACGACAGTCCGCATCAGCAGCCCGTGGAGCAGCCGGGCGAGCCGCGGCGAGAACCGCACCCGCCGGAGCCGGAGAAGCAGCCGCCGCAGCACAGCAGCAGCTCCAATGGCGTTAAAAT GGAGAATGATGAATCAGTCAAAGAAGATAAatctgaattaaaagaaaaatcttcaggaAATAAGAAGGCCAATAGATTTCATCCTTACTCAAAAGACAAGAATTCAGGCACTGGAGAAAAGAAGGGTCCAAATCGAAACAGAGTTTTCATTAGCAACATCCCATATGACATGAAATGGCAAGCTATTAAAGATCTAATGAGAGAAAAAG TTGGTGAGGTTACATACGTGGAGCTCTTTAAGGATGCGGAAGGAAAATCAAGG GGTTGtgg tgtGGTTGAATTCAAAGATGAAGAGTTTGTAAAGAAAGCACTAGAAACTATGAACAAATATGATCTTAGTGGAAGACCCCTGAATATTAAAGAG GATCCTGATGGAGAAAATGCTCGTAGGGCATTGCAACGAACAGGAGGATCATTTCCAGGAGGACATGTACCCGATATGGGATCGGGGTTGATGAATTTACCACCTTCCATTCTCAATAATCCAAACATTCCTCCTGAGGTTATCAGTAATTTGCAGGCTGGTAGACTTGGTTCCACAATTTTTGTTGCTAAT CTTGACTTCAAAGTTGGTTGGAAGAAGCTAAAGGAGGTGTTCAGCATAGCTGGAACTGTAAAGCGGGCAGATATTAAAGAAGACAAAGATGGCAAGAGCAGAGGAATGGGCACAGTCACTTTTGAACAAGCAATTGAAGCAGTTCAAGCAATTT CTATGTTCAATGGGCAGTTTTTGTTTGATAGACCTATGCATGTGAAAATG GATGACAAGTCTGTCCCTCATGAAGACTACCGTTCACATGATAGTAAAACACCACAGTTACCAC GCGGTCTTGGAGGCATTGGAATGGGACTTGGTCCAGGCGGACAGCCTATTAGTGCCAGCCAGTTGAACATAGGTGGTGTAATGGGAAATTTAGGTCCAAGTG GAATTGGGTTTGGTGGTCTGGAAGCAATGAATAGCATGGGAGGATTTGGAGGAGTTGGCCGAATGGGAG AGCTGTACCGTGGTGCAATGACTAGTAGCATGGAGAGAGATTTTGGACGTGGTGATATTGGAATAAATCGAAGCTTTGGAGATTCCTTTGGTAGACTTG GCAGTGCAATGATTGCAGGAAGAATAGGAGCTTCTAACATGGGTCCAGTAGGATCTGGAATAA GTGGTGGCATGGGTGGCATGAACAATGTGACTGGAGGAATGGGGATGGGATTGGACCGGATGAGCTCCAGCTTTGATAGAATGGGACCAGGTATAGGAGCTATCCTGGAAAGGAGCATCGATATGGATCGAGGATTTCTATCTGGTCCCATGGGAAGCGGAATAAGAGACAGAATAGGCTCCAAAGGCAACCAGATATTTGTCAGAAAT CTGCCTTTTGACTTGACTTGGCAGAAACTAAAAGAGAAATTCAGTCAGTGTG gtcATGTAATGTTTGCcgaaataaaaatggagaatggAAAGTCAAAAGGCTGTGGAACGGTCAGATTTGACTCCCCAGAATCAGCTGAAAAAGCCTGCAGAATAATGAATGGCATAAAAATCAGTGGCAGAGAAATCGATGTTCGCTTGGATCGTAATGCATAA
- the MYEF2 gene encoding myelin expression factor 2 isoform X4, whose protein sequence is MADADKPEVLGAAGDDSPHQQPVEQPGEPRREPHPPEPEKQPPQHSSSSNGVKMENDESVKEDKSELKEKSSGNKKANRFHPYSKDKNSGTGEKKGPNRNRVFISNIPYDMKWQAIKDLMREKVGEVTYVELFKDAEGKSRGCGVVEFKDEEFVKKALETMNKYDLSGRPLNIKEDPDGENARRALQRTGGSFPGGHVPDMGSGLMNLPPSILNNPNIPPEVISNLQAGRLGSTIFVANLDFKVGWKKLKEVFSIAGTVKRADIKEDKDGKSRGMGTVTFEQAIEAVQAISMFNGQFLFDRPMHVKMDDKSVPHEDYRSHDSKTPQLPRGLGGIGMGLGPGGQPISASQLNIGGVMGNLGPSGIGFGGLEAMNSMGGFGGVGRMGELYRGAMTSSMERDFGRGDIGINRSFGDSFGRLGGGMGGMNNVTGGMGMGLDRMSSSFDRMGPGIGAILERSIDMDRGFLSGPMGSGIRDRIGSKGNQIFVRNLPFDLTWQKLKEKFSQCGHVMFAEIKMENGKSKGCGTVRFDSPESAEKACRIMNGIKISGREIDVRLDRNA, encoded by the exons ATGGCGGACGCCGACAAGCCCGAGGTGCTCGGGGCCGCTGGCGACGACAGTCCGCATCAGCAGCCCGTGGAGCAGCCGGGCGAGCCGCGGCGAGAACCGCACCCGCCGGAGCCGGAGAAGCAGCCGCCGCAGCACAGCAGCAGCTCCAATGGCGTTAAAAT GGAGAATGATGAATCAGTCAAAGAAGATAAatctgaattaaaagaaaaatcttcaggaAATAAGAAGGCCAATAGATTTCATCCTTACTCAAAAGACAAGAATTCAGGCACTGGAGAAAAGAAGGGTCCAAATCGAAACAGAGTTTTCATTAGCAACATCCCATATGACATGAAATGGCAAGCTATTAAAGATCTAATGAGAGAAAAAG TTGGTGAGGTTACATACGTGGAGCTCTTTAAGGATGCGGAAGGAAAATCAAGG GGTTGtgg tgtGGTTGAATTCAAAGATGAAGAGTTTGTAAAGAAAGCACTAGAAACTATGAACAAATATGATCTTAGTGGAAGACCCCTGAATATTAAAGAG GATCCTGATGGAGAAAATGCTCGTAGGGCATTGCAACGAACAGGAGGATCATTTCCAGGAGGACATGTACCCGATATGGGATCGGGGTTGATGAATTTACCACCTTCCATTCTCAATAATCCAAACATTCCTCCTGAGGTTATCAGTAATTTGCAGGCTGGTAGACTTGGTTCCACAATTTTTGTTGCTAAT CTTGACTTCAAAGTTGGTTGGAAGAAGCTAAAGGAGGTGTTCAGCATAGCTGGAACTGTAAAGCGGGCAGATATTAAAGAAGACAAAGATGGCAAGAGCAGAGGAATGGGCACAGTCACTTTTGAACAAGCAATTGAAGCAGTTCAAGCAATTT CTATGTTCAATGGGCAGTTTTTGTTTGATAGACCTATGCATGTGAAAATG GATGACAAGTCTGTCCCTCATGAAGACTACCGTTCACATGATAGTAAAACACCACAGTTACCAC GCGGTCTTGGAGGCATTGGAATGGGACTTGGTCCAGGCGGACAGCCTATTAGTGCCAGCCAGTTGAACATAGGTGGTGTAATGGGAAATTTAGGTCCAAGTG GAATTGGGTTTGGTGGTCTGGAAGCAATGAATAGCATGGGAGGATTTGGAGGAGTTGGCCGAATGGGAG AGCTGTACCGTGGTGCAATGACTAGTAGCATGGAGAGAGATTTTGGACGTGGTGATATTGGAATAAATCGAAGCTTTGGAGATTCCTTTGGTAGACTTG GTGGTGGCATGGGTGGCATGAACAATGTGACTGGAGGAATGGGGATGGGATTGGACCGGATGAGCTCCAGCTTTGATAGAATGGGACCAGGTATAGGAGCTATCCTGGAAAGGAGCATCGATATGGATCGAGGATTTCTATCTGGTCCCATGGGAAGCGGAATAAGAGACAGAATAGGCTCCAAAGGCAACCAGATATTTGTCAGAAAT CTGCCTTTTGACTTGACTTGGCAGAAACTAAAAGAGAAATTCAGTCAGTGTG gtcATGTAATGTTTGCcgaaataaaaatggagaatggAAAGTCAAAAGGCTGTGGAACGGTCAGATTTGACTCCCCAGAATCAGCTGAAAAAGCCTGCAGAATAATGAATGGCATAAAAATCAGTGGCAGAGAAATCGATGTTCGCTTGGATCGTAATGCATAA
- the MYEF2 gene encoding myelin expression factor 2 isoform X6, whose product MADADKPEVLGAAGDDSPHQQPVEQPGEPRREPHPPEPEKQPPQHSSSSNGVKMENDESVKEDKSELKEKSSGNKKANRFHPYSKDKNSGTGEKKGPNRNRVFISNIPYDMKWQAIKDLMREKVGEVTYVELFKDAEGKSRGCGVVEFKDEEFVKKALETMNKYDLSGRPLNIKEDPDGENARRALQRTGGSFPGGHVPDMGSGLMNLPPSILNNPNIPPEVISNLQAGRLGSTIFVANLDFKVGWKKLKEVFSIAGTVKRADIKEDKDGKSRGMGTVTFEQAIEAVQAISMFNGQFLFDRPMHVKMDDKSVPHEDYRSHDSKTPQLPRGLGGIGMGLGPGGQPISASQLNIGGVMGNLGPSELYRGAMTSSMERDFGRGDIGINRSFGDSFGRLGGGMGGMNNVTGGMGMGLDRMSSSFDRMGPGIGAILERSIDMDRGFLSGPMGSGIRDRIGSKGNQIFVRNLPFDLTWQKLKEKFSQCGHVMFAEIKMENGKSKGCGTVRFDSPESAEKACRIMNGIKISGREIDVRLDRNA is encoded by the exons ATGGCGGACGCCGACAAGCCCGAGGTGCTCGGGGCCGCTGGCGACGACAGTCCGCATCAGCAGCCCGTGGAGCAGCCGGGCGAGCCGCGGCGAGAACCGCACCCGCCGGAGCCGGAGAAGCAGCCGCCGCAGCACAGCAGCAGCTCCAATGGCGTTAAAAT GGAGAATGATGAATCAGTCAAAGAAGATAAatctgaattaaaagaaaaatcttcaggaAATAAGAAGGCCAATAGATTTCATCCTTACTCAAAAGACAAGAATTCAGGCACTGGAGAAAAGAAGGGTCCAAATCGAAACAGAGTTTTCATTAGCAACATCCCATATGACATGAAATGGCAAGCTATTAAAGATCTAATGAGAGAAAAAG TTGGTGAGGTTACATACGTGGAGCTCTTTAAGGATGCGGAAGGAAAATCAAGG GGTTGtgg tgtGGTTGAATTCAAAGATGAAGAGTTTGTAAAGAAAGCACTAGAAACTATGAACAAATATGATCTTAGTGGAAGACCCCTGAATATTAAAGAG GATCCTGATGGAGAAAATGCTCGTAGGGCATTGCAACGAACAGGAGGATCATTTCCAGGAGGACATGTACCCGATATGGGATCGGGGTTGATGAATTTACCACCTTCCATTCTCAATAATCCAAACATTCCTCCTGAGGTTATCAGTAATTTGCAGGCTGGTAGACTTGGTTCCACAATTTTTGTTGCTAAT CTTGACTTCAAAGTTGGTTGGAAGAAGCTAAAGGAGGTGTTCAGCATAGCTGGAACTGTAAAGCGGGCAGATATTAAAGAAGACAAAGATGGCAAGAGCAGAGGAATGGGCACAGTCACTTTTGAACAAGCAATTGAAGCAGTTCAAGCAATTT CTATGTTCAATGGGCAGTTTTTGTTTGATAGACCTATGCATGTGAAAATG GATGACAAGTCTGTCCCTCATGAAGACTACCGTTCACATGATAGTAAAACACCACAGTTACCAC GCGGTCTTGGAGGCATTGGAATGGGACTTGGTCCAGGCGGACAGCCTATTAGTGCCAGCCAGTTGAACATAGGTGGTGTAATGGGAAATTTAGGTCCAAGTG AGCTGTACCGTGGTGCAATGACTAGTAGCATGGAGAGAGATTTTGGACGTGGTGATATTGGAATAAATCGAAGCTTTGGAGATTCCTTTGGTAGACTTG GTGGTGGCATGGGTGGCATGAACAATGTGACTGGAGGAATGGGGATGGGATTGGACCGGATGAGCTCCAGCTTTGATAGAATGGGACCAGGTATAGGAGCTATCCTGGAAAGGAGCATCGATATGGATCGAGGATTTCTATCTGGTCCCATGGGAAGCGGAATAAGAGACAGAATAGGCTCCAAAGGCAACCAGATATTTGTCAGAAAT CTGCCTTTTGACTTGACTTGGCAGAAACTAAAAGAGAAATTCAGTCAGTGTG gtcATGTAATGTTTGCcgaaataaaaatggagaatggAAAGTCAAAAGGCTGTGGAACGGTCAGATTTGACTCCCCAGAATCAGCTGAAAAAGCCTGCAGAATAATGAATGGCATAAAAATCAGTGGCAGAGAAATCGATGTTCGCTTGGATCGTAATGCATAA
- the MYEF2 gene encoding myelin expression factor 2 isoform X8, whose amino-acid sequence MKWQAIKDLMREKVGEVTYVELFKDAEGKSRGCGVVEFKDEEFVKKALETMNKYDLSGRPLNIKEDPDGENARRALQRTGGSFPGGHVPDMGSGLMNLPPSILNNPNIPPEVISNLQAGRLGSTIFVANLDFKVGWKKLKEVFSIAGTVKRADIKEDKDGKSRGMGTVTFEQAIEAVQAISMFNGQFLFDRPMHVKMDDKSVPHEDYRSHDSKTPQLPRGLGGIGMGLGPGGQPISASQLNIGGVMGNLGPSGMGMDGPGFGGMNRIGGGIGFGGLEAMNSMGGFGGVGRMGELYRGAMTSSMERDFGRGDIGINRSFGDSFGRLGSAMIAGRIGASNMGPVGSGISGGMGGMNNVTGGMGMGLDRMSSSFDRMGPGIGAILERSIDMDRGFLSGPMGSGIRDRIGSKGNQIFVRNLPFDLTWQKLKEKFSQCGHVMFAEIKMENGKSKGCGTVRFDSPESAEKACRIMNGIKISGREIDVRLDRNA is encoded by the exons ATGAAATGGCAAGCTATTAAAGATCTAATGAGAGAAAAAG TTGGTGAGGTTACATACGTGGAGCTCTTTAAGGATGCGGAAGGAAAATCAAGG GGTTGtgg tgtGGTTGAATTCAAAGATGAAGAGTTTGTAAAGAAAGCACTAGAAACTATGAACAAATATGATCTTAGTGGAAGACCCCTGAATATTAAAGAG GATCCTGATGGAGAAAATGCTCGTAGGGCATTGCAACGAACAGGAGGATCATTTCCAGGAGGACATGTACCCGATATGGGATCGGGGTTGATGAATTTACCACCTTCCATTCTCAATAATCCAAACATTCCTCCTGAGGTTATCAGTAATTTGCAGGCTGGTAGACTTGGTTCCACAATTTTTGTTGCTAAT CTTGACTTCAAAGTTGGTTGGAAGAAGCTAAAGGAGGTGTTCAGCATAGCTGGAACTGTAAAGCGGGCAGATATTAAAGAAGACAAAGATGGCAAGAGCAGAGGAATGGGCACAGTCACTTTTGAACAAGCAATTGAAGCAGTTCAAGCAATTT CTATGTTCAATGGGCAGTTTTTGTTTGATAGACCTATGCATGTGAAAATG GATGACAAGTCTGTCCCTCATGAAGACTACCGTTCACATGATAGTAAAACACCACAGTTACCAC GCGGTCTTGGAGGCATTGGAATGGGACTTGGTCCAGGCGGACAGCCTATTAGTGCCAGCCAGTTGAACATAGGTGGTGTAATGGGAAATTTAGGTCCAAGTG GTATGGGAATGGATGGTCCAGGTTTTGGAGGAATGAATAGAATTGGAGGAG GAATTGGGTTTGGTGGTCTGGAAGCAATGAATAGCATGGGAGGATTTGGAGGAGTTGGCCGAATGGGAG AGCTGTACCGTGGTGCAATGACTAGTAGCATGGAGAGAGATTTTGGACGTGGTGATATTGGAATAAATCGAAGCTTTGGAGATTCCTTTGGTAGACTTG GCAGTGCAATGATTGCAGGAAGAATAGGAGCTTCTAACATGGGTCCAGTAGGATCTGGAATAA GTGGTGGCATGGGTGGCATGAACAATGTGACTGGAGGAATGGGGATGGGATTGGACCGGATGAGCTCCAGCTTTGATAGAATGGGACCAGGTATAGGAGCTATCCTGGAAAGGAGCATCGATATGGATCGAGGATTTCTATCTGGTCCCATGGGAAGCGGAATAAGAGACAGAATAGGCTCCAAAGGCAACCAGATATTTGTCAGAAAT CTGCCTTTTGACTTGACTTGGCAGAAACTAAAAGAGAAATTCAGTCAGTGTG gtcATGTAATGTTTGCcgaaataaaaatggagaatggAAAGTCAAAAGGCTGTGGAACGGTCAGATTTGACTCCCCAGAATCAGCTGAAAAAGCCTGCAGAATAATGAATGGCATAAAAATCAGTGGCAGAGAAATCGATGTTCGCTTGGATCGTAATGCATAA
- the MYEF2 gene encoding myelin expression factor 2 isoform X3, with protein MADADKPEVLGAAGDDSPHQQPVEQPGEPRREPHPPEPEKQPPQHSSSSNGVKMENDESVKEDKSELKEKSSGNKKANRFHPYSKDKNSGTGEKKGPNRNRVFISNIPYDMKWQAIKDLMREKVGEVTYVELFKDAEGKSRGCGVVEFKDEEFVKKALETMNKYDLSGRPLNIKEDPDGENARRALQRTGGSFPGGHVPDMGSGLMNLPPSILNNPNIPPEVISNLQAGRLGSTIFVANLDFKVGWKKLKEVFSIAGTVKRADIKEDKDGKSRGMGTVTFEQAIEAVQAISMFNGQFLFDRPMHVKMDDKSVPHEDYRSHDSKTPQLPRGLGGIGMGLGPGGQPISASQLNIGGVMGNLGPSGMGMDGPGFGGMNRIGGGIGFGGLEAMNSMGGFGGVGRMGELYRGAMTSSMERDFGRGDIGINRSFGDSFGRLGGGMGGMNNVTGGMGMGLDRMSSSFDRMGPGIGAILERSIDMDRGFLSGPMGSGIRDRIGSKGNQIFVRNLPFDLTWQKLKEKFSQCGHVMFAEIKMENGKSKGCGTVRFDSPESAEKACRIMNGIKISGREIDVRLDRNA; from the exons ATGGCGGACGCCGACAAGCCCGAGGTGCTCGGGGCCGCTGGCGACGACAGTCCGCATCAGCAGCCCGTGGAGCAGCCGGGCGAGCCGCGGCGAGAACCGCACCCGCCGGAGCCGGAGAAGCAGCCGCCGCAGCACAGCAGCAGCTCCAATGGCGTTAAAAT GGAGAATGATGAATCAGTCAAAGAAGATAAatctgaattaaaagaaaaatcttcaggaAATAAGAAGGCCAATAGATTTCATCCTTACTCAAAAGACAAGAATTCAGGCACTGGAGAAAAGAAGGGTCCAAATCGAAACAGAGTTTTCATTAGCAACATCCCATATGACATGAAATGGCAAGCTATTAAAGATCTAATGAGAGAAAAAG TTGGTGAGGTTACATACGTGGAGCTCTTTAAGGATGCGGAAGGAAAATCAAGG GGTTGtgg tgtGGTTGAATTCAAAGATGAAGAGTTTGTAAAGAAAGCACTAGAAACTATGAACAAATATGATCTTAGTGGAAGACCCCTGAATATTAAAGAG GATCCTGATGGAGAAAATGCTCGTAGGGCATTGCAACGAACAGGAGGATCATTTCCAGGAGGACATGTACCCGATATGGGATCGGGGTTGATGAATTTACCACCTTCCATTCTCAATAATCCAAACATTCCTCCTGAGGTTATCAGTAATTTGCAGGCTGGTAGACTTGGTTCCACAATTTTTGTTGCTAAT CTTGACTTCAAAGTTGGTTGGAAGAAGCTAAAGGAGGTGTTCAGCATAGCTGGAACTGTAAAGCGGGCAGATATTAAAGAAGACAAAGATGGCAAGAGCAGAGGAATGGGCACAGTCACTTTTGAACAAGCAATTGAAGCAGTTCAAGCAATTT CTATGTTCAATGGGCAGTTTTTGTTTGATAGACCTATGCATGTGAAAATG GATGACAAGTCTGTCCCTCATGAAGACTACCGTTCACATGATAGTAAAACACCACAGTTACCAC GCGGTCTTGGAGGCATTGGAATGGGACTTGGTCCAGGCGGACAGCCTATTAGTGCCAGCCAGTTGAACATAGGTGGTGTAATGGGAAATTTAGGTCCAAGTG GTATGGGAATGGATGGTCCAGGTTTTGGAGGAATGAATAGAATTGGAGGAG GAATTGGGTTTGGTGGTCTGGAAGCAATGAATAGCATGGGAGGATTTGGAGGAGTTGGCCGAATGGGAG AGCTGTACCGTGGTGCAATGACTAGTAGCATGGAGAGAGATTTTGGACGTGGTGATATTGGAATAAATCGAAGCTTTGGAGATTCCTTTGGTAGACTTG GTGGTGGCATGGGTGGCATGAACAATGTGACTGGAGGAATGGGGATGGGATTGGACCGGATGAGCTCCAGCTTTGATAGAATGGGACCAGGTATAGGAGCTATCCTGGAAAGGAGCATCGATATGGATCGAGGATTTCTATCTGGTCCCATGGGAAGCGGAATAAGAGACAGAATAGGCTCCAAAGGCAACCAGATATTTGTCAGAAAT CTGCCTTTTGACTTGACTTGGCAGAAACTAAAAGAGAAATTCAGTCAGTGTG gtcATGTAATGTTTGCcgaaataaaaatggagaatggAAAGTCAAAAGGCTGTGGAACGGTCAGATTTGACTCCCCAGAATCAGCTGAAAAAGCCTGCAGAATAATGAATGGCATAAAAATCAGTGGCAGAGAAATCGATGTTCGCTTGGATCGTAATGCATAA
- the MYEF2 gene encoding myelin expression factor 2 isoform X5, producing the protein MADADKPEVLGAAGDDSPHQQPVEQPGEPRREPHPPEPEKQPPQHSSSSNGVKMENDESVKEDKSELKEKSSGNKKANRFHPYSKDKNSGTGEKKGPNRNRVFISNIPYDMKWQAIKDLMREKVGEVTYVELFKDAEGKSRGCGVVEFKDEEFVKKALETMNKYDLSGRPLNIKEDPDGENARRALQRTGGSFPGGHVPDMGSGLMNLPPSILNNPNIPPEVISNLQAGRLGSTIFVANLDFKVGWKKLKEVFSIAGTVKRADIKEDKDGKSRGMGTVTFEQAIEAVQAISMFNGQFLFDRPMHVKMDDKSVPHEDYRSHDSKTPQLPRGLGGIGMGLGPGGQPISASQLNIGGVMGNLGPSELYRGAMTSSMERDFGRGDIGINRSFGDSFGRLGSAMIAGRIGASNMGPVGSGISGGMGGMNNVTGGMGMGLDRMSSSFDRMGPGIGAILERSIDMDRGFLSGPMGSGIRDRIGSKGNQIFVRNLPFDLTWQKLKEKFSQCGHVMFAEIKMENGKSKGCGTVRFDSPESAEKACRIMNGIKISGREIDVRLDRNA; encoded by the exons ATGGCGGACGCCGACAAGCCCGAGGTGCTCGGGGCCGCTGGCGACGACAGTCCGCATCAGCAGCCCGTGGAGCAGCCGGGCGAGCCGCGGCGAGAACCGCACCCGCCGGAGCCGGAGAAGCAGCCGCCGCAGCACAGCAGCAGCTCCAATGGCGTTAAAAT GGAGAATGATGAATCAGTCAAAGAAGATAAatctgaattaaaagaaaaatcttcaggaAATAAGAAGGCCAATAGATTTCATCCTTACTCAAAAGACAAGAATTCAGGCACTGGAGAAAAGAAGGGTCCAAATCGAAACAGAGTTTTCATTAGCAACATCCCATATGACATGAAATGGCAAGCTATTAAAGATCTAATGAGAGAAAAAG TTGGTGAGGTTACATACGTGGAGCTCTTTAAGGATGCGGAAGGAAAATCAAGG GGTTGtgg tgtGGTTGAATTCAAAGATGAAGAGTTTGTAAAGAAAGCACTAGAAACTATGAACAAATATGATCTTAGTGGAAGACCCCTGAATATTAAAGAG GATCCTGATGGAGAAAATGCTCGTAGGGCATTGCAACGAACAGGAGGATCATTTCCAGGAGGACATGTACCCGATATGGGATCGGGGTTGATGAATTTACCACCTTCCATTCTCAATAATCCAAACATTCCTCCTGAGGTTATCAGTAATTTGCAGGCTGGTAGACTTGGTTCCACAATTTTTGTTGCTAAT CTTGACTTCAAAGTTGGTTGGAAGAAGCTAAAGGAGGTGTTCAGCATAGCTGGAACTGTAAAGCGGGCAGATATTAAAGAAGACAAAGATGGCAAGAGCAGAGGAATGGGCACAGTCACTTTTGAACAAGCAATTGAAGCAGTTCAAGCAATTT CTATGTTCAATGGGCAGTTTTTGTTTGATAGACCTATGCATGTGAAAATG GATGACAAGTCTGTCCCTCATGAAGACTACCGTTCACATGATAGTAAAACACCACAGTTACCAC GCGGTCTTGGAGGCATTGGAATGGGACTTGGTCCAGGCGGACAGCCTATTAGTGCCAGCCAGTTGAACATAGGTGGTGTAATGGGAAATTTAGGTCCAAGTG AGCTGTACCGTGGTGCAATGACTAGTAGCATGGAGAGAGATTTTGGACGTGGTGATATTGGAATAAATCGAAGCTTTGGAGATTCCTTTGGTAGACTTG GCAGTGCAATGATTGCAGGAAGAATAGGAGCTTCTAACATGGGTCCAGTAGGATCTGGAATAA GTGGTGGCATGGGTGGCATGAACAATGTGACTGGAGGAATGGGGATGGGATTGGACCGGATGAGCTCCAGCTTTGATAGAATGGGACCAGGTATAGGAGCTATCCTGGAAAGGAGCATCGATATGGATCGAGGATTTCTATCTGGTCCCATGGGAAGCGGAATAAGAGACAGAATAGGCTCCAAAGGCAACCAGATATTTGTCAGAAAT CTGCCTTTTGACTTGACTTGGCAGAAACTAAAAGAGAAATTCAGTCAGTGTG gtcATGTAATGTTTGCcgaaataaaaatggagaatggAAAGTCAAAAGGCTGTGGAACGGTCAGATTTGACTCCCCAGAATCAGCTGAAAAAGCCTGCAGAATAATGAATGGCATAAAAATCAGTGGCAGAGAAATCGATGTTCGCTTGGATCGTAATGCATAA